A section of the Anabaena cylindrica PCC 7122 genome encodes:
- a CDS encoding DUF751 family protein, whose translation MFDGFWDNVFRYPRYLITIVLGIFLNTFEPLMPLLKRPITLISLLGLFIGSLFFLTLTLRAMLGLGTT comes from the coding sequence ATGTTTGACGGATTTTGGGATAACGTCTTTCGCTACCCTCGGTACTTGATCACTATCGTCTTAGGTATTTTTCTGAATACCTTTGAGCCATTAATGCCACTGTTGAAACGCCCAATCACCTTAATTTCTCTTTTGGGCTTGTTTATTGGGAGTCTGTTTTTCCTAACGCTGACTCTCCGGGCTATGCTGGGCTTAGGTACAACCTAG
- a CDS encoding DNA adenine methylase — protein sequence MVSQIPKATFPRPFLKWAGGKNRLIPQYKDYFPQHYKTYYEPFLGGGAVFFHLQPPKAVLTDINAELIITYCCVRDHVEELIELLQKHQERHGRDYYYDVRAYPEGTDLEKAARFIYLNKTCFNGLYRVNSQNKFNVPLGKYKNPGICQEDLLRVASKALYRADIQQADFTKVLQYALNSDDFVFFDPPYYPVSETSYFTAYSRYSFAEIQQVELRDIFVKLSKCGVRVMLSNSDCKFIRELYKNFNIRTISAARSINSNAQKRGVINELLITSY from the coding sequence ATGGTAAGTCAAATCCCCAAAGCAACTTTCCCACGTCCCTTTTTAAAGTGGGCTGGGGGTAAAAATCGGTTGATTCCGCAATATAAAGATTATTTTCCCCAGCATTACAAGACTTACTATGAACCCTTTTTAGGTGGAGGGGCTGTTTTTTTTCATCTGCAACCACCAAAGGCAGTTTTAACTGATATTAATGCCGAATTAATTATCACTTATTGCTGTGTTAGAGATCATGTTGAAGAATTAATTGAGCTACTACAAAAACATCAAGAACGACATGGTAGAGATTATTATTATGATGTAAGAGCCTATCCTGAAGGCACAGATTTGGAGAAAGCTGCTCGGTTTATTTATTTGAATAAAACTTGTTTTAATGGTCTGTATAGAGTTAATTCTCAAAATAAGTTTAATGTGCCTTTGGGTAAATACAAAAATCCTGGTATTTGTCAAGAAGATTTGCTGAGAGTCGCATCTAAAGCGCTTTATAGGGCTGATATCCAACAAGCAGATTTTACAAAAGTGCTACAATATGCGCTTAACAGTGATGATTTTGTATTCTTTGATCCTCCTTATTATCCTGTCAGTGAAACCAGCTATTTTACAGCTTACAGTCGCTATTCCTTTGCTGAAATTCAGCAAGTTGAATTAAGGGATATATTTGTAAAATTATCTAAATGTGGCGTTAGAGTTATGCTATCTAATTCAGACTGCAAATTTATTCGGGAACTTTATAAAAATTTTAATATTCGTACTATATCGGCAGCCAGATCAATTAATTCCAATGCTCAAAAACGTGGTGTTATTAATGAACTCTTAATCACTTCCTACTAA
- a CDS encoding PD-(D/E)XK nuclease superfamily protein: MTMTQGGRANKSGKILEGNIEAILKGHNYFQVGNHVQKEFLYNAALLPKRYGKEVYIGTGIYDTELKVDFYIIGIPAMLSGLIIECKWQESGGSVDEKFPYLNMNIQLSYPAPTIIVMGGEGMREGASNWLKARVNDNPNLLAVFSLDRFIAWANKNL; encoded by the coding sequence ATGACGATGACTCAAGGTGGACGGGCCAATAAGTCTGGGAAAATTTTAGAAGGTAATATAGAGGCAATATTAAAAGGGCATAATTATTTCCAAGTCGGAAACCATGTCCAAAAAGAATTTTTATATAATGCTGCTTTATTGCCAAAACGTTATGGAAAAGAAGTTTATATTGGTACAGGAATTTATGATACTGAACTAAAGGTAGACTTTTATATTATTGGTATACCTGCAATGCTATCAGGTTTAATTATCGAGTGCAAATGGCAAGAAAGTGGTGGTTCAGTTGATGAAAAGTTTCCTTATTTGAATATGAATATTCAGTTATCTTATCCTGCCCCAACTATAATAGTTATGGGAGGTGAAGGAATGAGAGAAGGTGCGAGCAATTGGTTGAAAGCAAGAGTTAATGATAACCCAAATTTATTAGCAGTTTTTAGCTTAGATAGATTCATTGCTTGGGCAAATAAAAACCTTTAG
- a CDS encoding HetZ-related protein, whose product MKANLVNLPNSTPAFDSDVSTEDLSESKSDTLVQLLCQEMQSQVKASVGCVQSVTKRIAKEVERICDKSSRIQTSGQIRSWQITLARHRLQKCLRYYQLGSKQGRVELHSSLGAIVYRHVTIAGSELGFEARYNLIEDFLQAFYIEAIKAFRRENELPEDYTPRTQLQLAEYMAFTEQYAKRRINLPGGANQQLIVLRAQGFARRQPQETTVDIEMAVDSAKTEEAESYQRNLAVQQIRSQMVAKATFDPSEESERDRVITELMKYLESQGQADCMDYLSLKLQDLSAPEIDQILGLTSRQRDYLQQRFKYHVEKFAKQHHWQLVHQWLGAGLEHKLGLSSQQWDTFWNQLTEQQQQIFNLKTALENDQAIAKAVQCTPKQLQKRWTQMLELAWAIRNGHAEVKTG is encoded by the coding sequence ATGAAAGCTAACCTCGTCAATCTGCCAAATTCTACACCTGCTTTTGATAGCGATGTTTCAACCGAAGACTTATCAGAGAGTAAATCTGATACTTTAGTACAACTGCTCTGTCAGGAAATGCAGTCTCAGGTAAAAGCTTCAGTTGGATGTGTACAATCTGTAACAAAGCGTATAGCTAAAGAAGTAGAACGCATTTGTGATAAAAGCTCCCGCATTCAAACTTCTGGCCAAATCAGGTCTTGGCAGATTACTTTAGCAAGACACCGATTACAAAAGTGCCTGCGTTACTATCAATTGGGTTCAAAACAAGGAAGAGTGGAATTACATAGCAGTTTAGGTGCTATTGTTTATCGCCACGTTACGATCGCTGGTTCAGAGTTGGGTTTTGAAGCTCGTTACAATTTGATTGAAGATTTTCTCCAAGCTTTTTATATTGAAGCGATTAAGGCTTTTAGAAGAGAAAACGAGTTACCGGAAGATTACACACCGCGTACTCAGCTACAATTGGCTGAGTATATGGCGTTTACAGAGCAGTATGCTAAACGCCGCATTAATTTACCTGGTGGTGCTAATCAACAGTTGATTGTGTTACGCGCTCAAGGTTTTGCTCGTCGTCAACCCCAAGAAACGACTGTAGATATTGAGATGGCTGTGGATTCGGCTAAGACTGAAGAAGCAGAATCTTATCAACGCAATTTGGCGGTGCAGCAGATTAGGTCACAAATGGTTGCTAAAGCGACATTTGATCCTTCTGAGGAATCGGAACGCGATCGCGTGATTACGGAATTGATGAAATATCTGGAATCCCAAGGTCAAGCTGATTGCATGGATTACCTCTCTCTGAAACTCCAAGACCTCTCAGCACCGGAAATTGACCAAATTCTCGGACTTACTAGCCGTCAGCGCGATTATTTGCAACAACGCTTTAAATATCATGTTGAGAAGTTTGCTAAACAACACCACTGGCAATTGGTACATCAATGGCTAGGTGCTGGTTTAGAACATAAGTTGGGTTTATCGTCCCAGCAGTGGGATACGTTTTGGAATCAACTTACAGAACAACAACAGCAAATCTTTAATTTAAAAACTGCTCTGGAAAATGATCAAGCGATCGCAAAAGCTGTCCAATGTACTCCCAAACAGCTACAAAAGCGCTGGACTCAAATGTTAGAACTAGCATGGGCTATCCGCAATGGTCATGCTGAAGTTAAAACCGGCTGA
- a CDS encoding L-threonylcarbamoyladenylate synthase has protein sequence MARTFSIHPDNPQNRRIDEIKLALSSGAIMLYPTDTVYAIGCDLNAKSAVERVRQIKQLANDKPLTFLCPSLSNVATYAFVSDTAYRMMKRLIPGPYTFLLPATKLVPRLVQSPKRKTTGIRVPDHTVCLSLLEALGNPIISTSAHLPPNDIDDEIVGIDSESILSRVELFDRLDNLVDIIIDTGEEPTSLVSTILDLTEEEPVITRRGLGWEAAAAWV, from the coding sequence ATGGCAAGAACTTTTTCAATTCATCCTGATAATCCTCAAAATCGCCGAATAGATGAGATAAAGTTAGCGCTCTCTAGTGGCGCTATCATGCTCTACCCTACTGATACAGTTTATGCAATTGGTTGTGATTTGAATGCCAAGTCGGCGGTGGAAAGAGTGCGGCAAATCAAGCAGTTAGCAAATGATAAACCACTAACCTTTCTATGTCCCTCGCTTTCTAATGTGGCGACTTATGCCTTCGTAAGTGATACAGCCTATCGGATGATGAAGCGATTGATACCAGGTCCTTACACTTTTTTGCTACCTGCTACCAAGTTAGTGCCGCGACTGGTGCAAAGTCCCAAGCGGAAGACGACAGGAATTCGAGTGCCAGATCACACCGTGTGTTTGTCATTGCTAGAAGCGTTAGGAAATCCAATTATTTCCACTTCGGCACATTTGCCACCAAATGACATAGATGATGAAATAGTAGGAATAGATTCAGAATCTATTTTGTCTAGGGTTGAGCTATTTGACCGTTTGGATAACTTGGTGGACATAATTATAGACACGGGTGAAGAACCTACTTCTCTAGTGTCTACCATTTTAGATTTAACGGAAGAAGAACCAGTTATTACACGGAGGGGGTTAGGTTGGGAAGCAGCAGCAGCTTGGGTATAA
- the larC gene encoding nickel pincer cofactor biosynthesis protein LarC — MNKIAYLQCPTGISGDMCLGSLVSLGVPLEYLVEKLNCLGIEQEYQLRAELVHRQTQQATKIHVDLLHHHHHHEHSHHHGRHLPEIEEMILKAKLPSQAEAWSLAVFRQLAVAEGAIHGIEPEKVHFHEVGAVDAIVDIVGTCLGLDWLGIDSNEERLPLIYCSAFPTGGGTVRAAHGQMAVPVPAVLKLWEMRSCPVYSNGIEKELVTPTGAAIATTLARNFGSPPPITITKVGLGAGSLDLPIPNILRLWLGESANFQTNILNFANTSPNVETISVLETQIDDLNPQAIGYVFEALFTAGAVDVFTQPIGMKKSRPGILLTVICHPEHLVTCEEILFRETTTLGIRRTTGQRTILQREIQQVEIPLYGKVGIKVAWKGSAAERVITNVQPEYEDCADLARKYNIPWREIQRMALQNWYSQT; from the coding sequence ATGAATAAAATTGCCTATCTTCAATGTCCAACAGGAATTTCCGGTGATATGTGCCTGGGTTCTTTGGTAAGTCTGGGTGTTCCCTTAGAGTATTTAGTAGAAAAACTCAATTGTTTGGGAATTGAGCAAGAATACCAATTACGGGCAGAACTTGTTCATCGGCAAACTCAGCAAGCAACTAAAATCCACGTCGATTTATTACACCATCATCATCACCATGAACACTCTCACCATCATGGCCGTCACCTACCAGAAATAGAGGAAATGATTCTTAAAGCTAAGTTGCCATCACAGGCAGAAGCTTGGAGTTTAGCTGTATTCAGGCAGTTAGCAGTGGCAGAAGGGGCAATACATGGTATTGAACCGGAAAAAGTTCATTTTCATGAGGTAGGTGCTGTAGACGCGATTGTGGATATTGTCGGTACTTGCTTGGGGTTAGATTGGTTGGGTATTGACAGCAATGAAGAAAGATTACCTCTGATCTATTGTTCAGCGTTTCCGACTGGTGGGGGAACTGTTCGCGCTGCACATGGTCAAATGGCAGTACCAGTCCCCGCAGTATTGAAGCTGTGGGAAATGCGGAGTTGTCCAGTTTATAGTAATGGTATTGAAAAAGAACTGGTAACGCCAACAGGGGCAGCGATCGCTACTACTTTAGCCAGAAATTTTGGTTCACCCCCCCCAATCACAATCACAAAAGTGGGACTAGGAGCAGGTTCCCTCGATTTACCCATCCCCAATATACTACGGCTCTGGCTCGGTGAAAGTGCAAATTTCCAGACAAATATTCTTAATTTTGCCAATACTAGTCCCAATGTAGAAACTATCTCTGTTCTAGAAACCCAAATTGATGACTTAAACCCCCAAGCTATCGGCTATGTCTTTGAGGCTTTATTTACTGCTGGTGCGGTGGATGTCTTTACCCAACCGATAGGGATGAAAAAATCCCGTCCAGGTATTTTATTAACCGTTATTTGTCATCCAGAACATTTAGTCACTTGTGAAGAGATTTTATTCCGCGAAACCACTACTTTAGGAATTCGTCGCACTACTGGACAACGCACTATTTTACAACGGGAAATTCAACAAGTAGAAATTCCTCTTTATGGCAAAGTCGGTATTAAAGTTGCTTGGAAAGGATCAGCCGCAGAAAGAGTAATTACCAATGTACAGCCAGAATATGAAGATTGTGCAGACTTAGCACGAAAATATAATATTCCTTGGCGGGAAATTCAACGCATGGCACTACAAAATTGGTATTCTCAAACTTAA
- a CDS encoding DUF6658 family protein — protein sequence MKRLMNWFNKLQMRRILTIFLAGVFLMISTACSGTSAQGMNPKSTPVQAGGANNPYKNGGDKYTNSNSPTSTESRKQKGDQASLPLNSQTLLVANKDSELLYPGAETPLGRIKKEAELPIITEEEFKHTEPGGLIQGQPDLGNRIQDRIETVTESFEKASGFLKEKADEASARPELQKNPSVGK from the coding sequence GTGAAAAGATTGATGAACTGGTTTAATAAACTACAAATGCGTCGAATTTTAACTATCTTTTTAGCTGGAGTATTTTTGATGATTAGCACTGCTTGTAGTGGAACAAGCGCTCAAGGAATGAATCCCAAGAGTACTCCTGTGCAGGCTGGTGGAGCAAATAATCCTTATAAAAATGGTGGCGATAAATATACCAATTCAAATTCACCAACGTCTACTGAATCAAGAAAGCAAAAAGGCGATCAAGCTAGTCTGCCCTTAAATTCACAAACATTATTAGTTGCCAATAAAGACTCAGAACTTCTTTATCCTGGGGCAGAAACACCCTTAGGAAGAATTAAAAAAGAAGCAGAACTACCAATTATTACAGAAGAAGAGTTCAAACATACTGAGCCAGGTGGATTAATTCAGGGTCAACCAGATTTAGGAAATCGCATTCAAGACCGAATTGAAACTGTAACAGAGTCATTTGAAAAAGCTTCAGGATTTTTAAAAGAAAAAGCAGATGAAGCAAGTGCCAGACCTGAACTACAAAAAAATCCATCTGTAGGCAAATAG
- a CDS encoding lysylphosphatidylglycerol synthase domain-containing protein, with amino-acid sequence MKKFLRWFILGGTLFFLGKALKDNWIEVTSIRIDAAGWAILAVATGITLLAHTWAGWIWTWVLKELNQSVPTFPFIQVYLKTNIAKYLPGNVWHYYGRILAAKNANVSTGAATLSVLLEPLLMLAAALIIIVLFGGEFAVSDTNIGVQILQLLSLAVVLGAVHPRFLNPAIRFLYQFKNKKSESENQPISSLIIECYPLKPLLGELGFLGLRGTGFILTMFALSSLNLSQIPLLLGAFSFAWVLGLVIPGAPGGLGVFEATALTLLQYHFPAALVISAIALYRLISILAEIAGAALASLDERLAN; translated from the coding sequence ATGAAAAAATTTTTACGCTGGTTTATTTTGGGGGGAACGCTGTTTTTTTTAGGAAAAGCTTTGAAGGATAATTGGATAGAAGTTACTTCTATCCGTATTGATGCAGCAGGATGGGCAATTTTAGCAGTTGCTACGGGTATAACTTTACTCGCACATACATGGGCTGGTTGGATATGGACTTGGGTGTTGAAAGAGTTAAATCAATCTGTACCAACTTTCCCATTTATCCAAGTTTATTTAAAAACGAATATTGCTAAGTATTTACCTGGCAATGTTTGGCATTACTACGGGCGAATTTTAGCGGCTAAAAATGCTAATGTCTCTACTGGTGCGGCAACTTTAAGCGTTTTACTAGAACCGTTACTGATGCTGGCAGCGGCTTTAATTATTATTGTTTTATTTGGTGGTGAATTTGCAGTCAGTGATACTAATATTGGGGTGCAAATTCTGCAATTGCTAAGTTTAGCGGTGGTACTGGGTGCAGTTCATCCCCGGTTTTTGAACCCAGCAATTCGTTTTTTATACCAATTCAAGAACAAAAAATCTGAATCTGAAAATCAGCCTATTAGTAGTTTAATTATTGAATGCTATCCTCTCAAACCGTTATTAGGAGAGTTAGGTTTTTTAGGCCTGCGTGGTACTGGTTTTATATTAACTATGTTTGCCCTGAGTTCGTTAAACTTGAGTCAAATTCCTTTATTGCTTGGTGCGTTTAGTTTTGCTTGGGTCTTAGGCTTAGTTATCCCTGGTGCGCCTGGGGGTTTAGGTGTGTTTGAAGCTACAGCTCTCACCTTGTTACAGTATCACTTCCCTGCTGCTTTAGTAATTAGTGCGATCGCACTTTATCGTCTCATTAGCATCTTAGCTGAAATTGCCGGCGCGGCTCTAGCTTCCCTAGATGAACGTCTTGCTAATTAG